GTTGAACTGAAACTTATATTAGTATGATAAGACCATGTACTATCGACCGTTCGGTCTCCGACAGAGCCGATGGCCTAAGCTTTCGGTGACTTTTGCCCATCGCCTAAGCTGGTATATtctggaaaaggaaaatatGGATCCCTTCGTTCTTTATACTCTACAGTTGGGACGGAGTGATTCTGTCAATTGGCCATCGAAGACAGTGCGGCACAGATTTAGATAGAACTATGGGATCGTATGCCCTGTTATATGAACAAAGCGAAGCCCGTTAAGTCggacaaagaaagaaaaaatgaATCCTCCCTCTTGCCTTGATTATTCCTTCCAAATCGCACCCCGAAGTCCTTATCCAGGCGGTTTCCGCGCGCGATCGCCAGAAAGCAGAGGTTTTTGCAAGCACACACGGCATTCCGGGGGTCAAGGGCACATAGCAGGGTGAGATTGACAGAAAGTTACGATCTTTTACCGATCCCCTCGTCTTGGCTAACAGCTAATTTTTTATACAGAGATACTCGACGACCCGGAAATTGATTGTATCTTCATCCCCCTGGCAAACGGATTGCATTTTGAGTGGGTGCTACGCTCAATCCGCGTGGGCAAGCATGTTCTTCTGGAAAAGCCGTCCGTCTCCAATTCCACCGAGGCCGAGATTCTTTTTCGACTGGCGGAATTCTCACAACACAATGCCCCGGCCCTTCTTAAAGCCTTTCACAATCGTCTCTTCCCCTCCTGAGCGCTCTTCAGGTCAATGGTGAACCCTGCTGAGTTGCCAATGTTATTTCCCATTCCATGATTCCATGGTGGGCGACGAGCAAAGATGACATCCACTTCAACTACCCTCTCTCAGGTGGGAGTATTAAGTCAATTGGTACTTACAATTTTGCCGCACTGCGTCTCCTCTTCGATGCTGAACCGGAGAAGTGTGTGAGTTGCGATGCCCAGGCTTACACTGATGGCATCCATGACAAGTGTGACTATGAGTTCAAGGCCCAGTTCCGACTCCCAAATGGGGGAATTGGCGTTGCCTCTGGCACCCTGAACTGTGAATTGATCCTTAAGCCTTCGTCGGTGACAGTAGAGACCAGGAAAGTCGTGATTCCCGACAGCAAAATATGGTCAAGCAGTGGGAGGAGAAGTCGCACAAGGCTTACACCTTCAAGGAGGCTAGCGGACAATTTGCGGACCTGCCTGGTGAGACACATTGGATGTCATACCGATACCAGCTGGAAGCTTTTGCGAATCAGATCAAGGGCCGTCCGACTCAGGAATGGGTTGGCGCGGAAGACTCGA
This sequence is a window from Aspergillus chevalieri M1 DNA, chromosome 5, nearly complete sequence. Protein-coding genes within it:
- a CDS encoding uncharacterized protein (COG:G,Q;~EggNog:ENOG410PM1U), encoding MIPWWATSKDDIHFNYPLSGGSIKSIGTYNFAALRLLFDAEPEKCVSCDAQAYTDGIHDKCDYEFKAQFRLPNGGIGVASGTLNCELILKPSSWEEKSHKAYTFKEASGQFADLPGETHWMSYRYQLEAFANQIKGRPTQEWVGAEDSIPQMKMIDMAYRTSGLGPRPTSEYR